TATTCTTTCCGTTCGGGTGGCATTTGCGGCAATGAACAGAACTGCCATACAACTGCCAGCACGCCCAAAGGTACAAGACACCAGAATGCCCCGCGCCACCCGATCCAACCGCCCAGAAAACTGCCAATCGGTGCGGCCAGCGTCATGGCGATTGCGTTACCCCCATTAACAATTGCCAACGCACGGGGAACATCACGCACAGGCACAAGCCGCATGGCAACAGCCGCAGACATCGACCAGAACCCGCCAATCGCAATCCCCAGAAGTGCCCGCCCTACCATCAACATTGGATAGCTGACTGCAGACGCAACAAGTGAACCCGAAACAACCAGCAGGCAGGTTAACAATAACAGCACATGTTGACGCGGCATTGTCCGTGTCAGACGCCCGATAGACAGACTTGTCAGCACGGCAAGAAATCCCGAAGCTGCAATTGTCCGCCCGGCTTCGCCCTCGCTTAACGCAAGGGACGATGCCATTGGGCTCAGCAGACTGACCGGCATAAACTCCGACGCCACCAATACAAAACTGCAAAGGGACATCGCGTAGATGGCACTCCAGTTTGCAATTTCCAACGGTTTGTCATGACCTGCAGACATTTTTGAAACGGTCGAATTACGCACAGCGACCATTCATCACATTTCCTGTGGAGCCTGCGACAGCGCCTGCCCAAAAAAGCTTTCAAGCTTGTCAAAGGGGATAAGATCAATGCGATCATAAAGATCGACATGCCCTGCACCTTCAACCCAATAAAGTTCCTTTGGTTCACCAGCGCGCTCAAAGGCGTCTTCGCTAAATTCTTTGGAATGGGCTGTCGCCCCTGCAATGAATAGCATCGGGCGCGGACTGATCGTTTCAATATCCTCGAACGGATAGAAATTCATGAACTTGGTATTGCTGCTGAGTGTCGGGTGCGTTGTGGTATCGGCCGTCTGACCCGTCGGGATCACCGCGCCACGCGGCGTGCGATAAAAATCATAGAATTCATCACCAATCGCATTCCCGGTAATTTCGTGGGGGCTGCCGCTGGTATAACGCAATTCGCCACCTTCGGCTTCAACCCAGCGCTGCTGGGCAGCCTCGGCAATTATGGCCTTGCGATCTTCAACACTAACCGATTTGCCAAGTCCATTGCGGTTTGCCTGCCCCATATCGTACATGCTGATTGTTGCAACGGCACGGATACGCGGGTCAATTTTGGCTGCGCTGATCACAAAACTTCCGCTGCCACATATGCCGATAGCACCAATGCTGTCACGGGCGACAAAATCCCGTGTTCCCAGAAAATCGACTGCCGCGTTAAAGGCCTCAGCATACATGTCCGGCGATACCCGGTTTCGCGCCCCCTCGCTATCGCCCCAGAACGGCAGATCAATCGCAAGCGTCACATAACCGCGATCTGCCATTTTCTGCGCATACAGATTGGCACTCTGTTCCTTGACTGCCCCCATTGGATGACCAACAACCAAGGCTGGCAGGCGGCTATTGGCGGCTGCCGCCTTTGGACGAAACAGGTTTCCAGCAACGCTACCACCGTAAATCGTCGGGAAGCTGACGGCCTCTTTCGTTACGGCGTCACTTACATAAAAATTGTCGGCACCGTTTGAAAGATCGGGTGTGTAAGACTGTGTCGTCATGGTCTTTTCTCCTGAAGATGTAGCATTCGCGGCAGCGAAATAGCCTGAAAGGGGAACAATAATTGTCGACGCGATAAGAAATGCACGGGCGATCATCATTCAAACTCTCTTGCTGCAATACAGATCAGCCCAACCATAAATGCCGCTTACAATTAAAATTAGCGGGTATTTTTTTGATTGGTTTGTGAGTAAAATTCAGCAATGGAACGCACAAACCTTTCCGATCTTGCTGCCTTTGTCGCAATAGCGCGCACACGGAGCTTTACCAAAGCTTCCGCGCAACTGGGCGTGACACCATCGGCCCTCAGCCACCGGATGAAACTGCTTGAAGATCGTTTGGGGATACGCCTGCTTAACCGAACAACCCGCAGCGTTGCCCCCACCGAAGCTGGCGAAAGACTTTTAAAACCGCTTGGCGAAAAACTGGACGGGATTGAAGCCGATATTGCCCAACTGGCAGAATTACGCGATCGCCCCGCAGGGCATATCCGGCTGAATTCGGACGAACTTGCCGCCAAACTTGTTCTTTGGCCTGTTATTCGCGATTTCGTTCAGCGTTTTCCGGATATTTCGGTGGAAGTCGTTATTGATAACGGCTTTACCGATATCGTGTCGGGCGGTGTGGATGCAGGTATTCGACTTGGCGGCGTCGTTGAAAAAGACATGATCGCGGTCC
The window above is part of the Thalassospira marina genome. Proteins encoded here:
- a CDS encoding MFS transporter, whose product is MVAVRNSTVSKMSAGHDKPLEIANWSAIYAMSLCSFVLVASEFMPVSLLSPMASSLALSEGEAGRTIAASGFLAVLTSLSIGRLTRTMPRQHVLLLLTCLLVVSGSLVASAVSYPMLMVGRALLGIAIGGFWSMSAAVAMRLVPVRDVPRALAIVNGGNAIAMTLAAPIGSFLGGWIGWRGAFWCLVPLGVLAVVWQFCSLPQMPPERKEYAKGVVALLRFPPVLVGLVTVALLFIGQFVLFTYLRPFLEQVTGVSITWLSTLLLVLGASGFIGTILVGRIVAGRVFQLLAILPLVMAVAAFALSGLGASLPFTVCLLAIWGFTATAAPVVWWTWLARTVPENAEAGGGLLVAVIQVAITVGATLGGVIFDALGAVPDFIFSGIILCFAAAAAVFLKRFQTRFARHREIALKFD
- a CDS encoding alpha/beta hydrolase; this encodes MTTQSYTPDLSNGADNFYVSDAVTKEAVSFPTIYGGSVAGNLFRPKAAAANSRLPALVVGHPMGAVKEQSANLYAQKMADRGYVTLAIDLPFWGDSEGARNRVSPDMYAEAFNAAVDFLGTRDFVARDSIGAIGICGSGSFVISAAKIDPRIRAVATISMYDMGQANRNGLGKSVSVEDRKAIIAEAAQQRWVEAEGGELRYTSGSPHEITGNAIGDEFYDFYRTPRGAVIPTGQTADTTTHPTLSSNTKFMNFYPFEDIETISPRPMLFIAGATAHSKEFSEDAFERAGEPKELYWVEGAGHVDLYDRIDLIPFDKLESFFGQALSQAPQEM
- a CDS encoding LysR family transcriptional regulator; this encodes MERTNLSDLAAFVAIARTRSFTKASAQLGVTPSALSHRMKLLEDRLGIRLLNRTTRSVAPTEAGERLLKPLGEKLDGIEADIAQLAELRDRPAGHIRLNSDELAAKLVLWPVIRDFVQRFPDISVEVVIDNGFTDIVSGGVDAGIRLGGVVEKDMIAVPVSPPLRMLAVSAPSYFERRGRPQTPHDLVNHECLNYRFTSNGGMYAWEFEDTGTPLNVRVNGQLAFNSIFPIMDAALDGTGIGCVLDIHAESHIKDGTLEAVLLDYSPYFEGYQLYYTSRRQPTPAFSALVKALRYKG